CTTTTTGCAGTATGCGCAGTTATAGTCGAAAAATTCATAGATTTCGATCTCGGCCGACCCCGCTCCCTGCCGGATGATACCCGGTAGCGACGACGGATAAAGGTTCGAAGGTATCGGAAACAGCTCCGGCAGTGTGACGCCGTCAGCCCGTGCGGCGGGGTTGGGGCCGGCGTCAGCGAGCGTCGATGTGACGGCCGGTAGGAGCGCGCCGAGCAGTGCAAGCACGCCTCGGCGCGTCGGACGGGCGGCGCCCGACTTTCTGTATTGACCGAGCGTCTCCCTGCGGCAGGTGATTCCAGTTGCGAACAAGATCTAATGTCCTTCCAACGAGGCGCGGGAAATTTTGACTTCGCGCGGCGTCGTTCCCTCTGGCGTGGCCACCGCTTTAGGTTCGTCTGAACTTGTGTCGAGGTTACGTCATGAGGCTCGGTTTTGCTCTGACACGCCCTCGACAGGGGCCAGATTGCCATTCCGGGTGAGTTGCGCCTCGAGTTCGGCGATCCGCGCAGTGAGTGGAGCCGTCAGCGCGCGCACGTCGTCGAGCGTGTAACGTTCTGTGATGTGCTGCGGGCAATTCCAGTCAAAGCCCTCCACCCTGATCAGGAAGCCACGTTCGACGCGGGCGCGGTAATCGGGAATTTCGAGTTGGGACAAGGTCACTTCGTCGTCGGCGGAGACAATCTTCGCGCGACCAAAGAGCTTGAGCCGGGTCTTGTTCGGATAGTCCATGAAGAACAATGACACGCGATCGTCGGTCATCATGTTCCCGACGCTGATATATTGGCGGTTCCCGCGGAAATCCGCGAAGCCGATTGTCGCGTCGTCGAGCACGCGCACGATTCCCGTCGGCCCGCCGCGATGCTGGATGTAAGGCCAGCCGGTCTCGCCGACCGTCGCCATGTAGAACGAATTTCGGGCCGCAATGAATTGGGCTTCCACCGCCCCAAGGCGGTGGTTCCGCGTCTCGGCGCCGCTCTCCATGCGCGCATAGGCGCCACGGCTGCCCGACTCTTCCTGTGCCTTCTTTACCGTCGGGGTGAAGGCGATCTCGGCGTAACGATGCGACATAGCGTCCTCCTGCGGGCCGGCGCCCTTAAAGTCCAAGGTCGGTAAGACCGGGATGATCCGCGGGCCGCGGGCCTTGCGGCCAGCGAAACTTCCGCTCGGTTTCGTGGATCGGCTGGTCGTTGATGCTCGCAAAGCGCAGGCGCATCAGCCCGCGCTCGTCGAATTCCCAGTTCTCGTTGCCATGGCTGCGGAACCAATTGCCGTCGTCATTGTGCCACTCGTAAGCGAAGCGCACCGCAATACGGTTCTCGGCGAAGGTCCAGAGCTCCTTGACCAGTCGATAGTCGCGTTCACGCGCCCATTTCCGAGTCAGAAATGCGACGATTTCGGCTCGGCCGCGCGGGAATTCCGCGCGATTGCGCCAGCGGCTGTCCTCCGTATAGGCGAGCGATACGC
The window above is part of the Methylocystis echinoides genome. Proteins encoded here:
- a CDS encoding pyridoxamine 5'-phosphate oxidase family protein, translating into MSHRYAEIAFTPTVKKAQEESGSRGAYARMESGAETRNHRLGAVEAQFIAARNSFYMATVGETGWPYIQHRGGPTGIVRVLDDATIGFADFRGNRQYISVGNMMTDDRVSLFFMDYPNKTRLKLFGRAKIVSADDEVTLSQLEIPDYRARVERGFLIRVEGFDWNCPQHITERYTLDDVRALTAPLTARIAELEAQLTRNGNLAPVEGVSEQNRAS
- a CDS encoding nuclear transport factor 2 family protein, producing the protein MTETNQHDDARPPLPPFTRETAIGKVRMAEDAWNTRDPERVSLAYTEDSRWRNRAEFPRGRAEIVAFLTRKWARERDYRLVKELWTFAENRIAVRFAYEWHNDDGNWFRSHGNENWEFDERGLMRLRFASINDQPIHETERKFRWPQGPRPADHPGLTDLGL